The Micromonospora sediminicola genome contains a region encoding:
- a CDS encoding DUF6197 family protein, with the protein MKATHNPPTGVQVTPADLLRMAALYLRRHGWHQGTYYAPTDSLTPPACAVGAIGMACAGYRAEHFYGLDPDTQVTFRQTVGVLTVYLDDHAPVFHIDEDGYLLDEHTSPYSWNDDPGRTAEQVITALESAADEWDRLHTQEGGNR; encoded by the coding sequence TGAAGGCTACCCACAACCCGCCCACCGGAGTCCAGGTCACACCCGCTGACCTGCTCCGGATGGCTGCCCTCTACCTGCGCCGGCACGGCTGGCACCAGGGCACCTACTACGCACCCACCGACAGCCTCACCCCGCCGGCCTGCGCCGTCGGAGCCATCGGCATGGCCTGCGCCGGCTACCGCGCCGAACACTTCTACGGCCTCGACCCCGATACCCAAGTCACCTTCCGGCAGACCGTCGGTGTCCTCACCGTCTACCTCGACGACCACGCCCCGGTCTTCCACATCGACGAAGACGGCTACCTCCTCGACGAGCACACCTCCCCCTACTCCTGGAACGACGACCCCGGCCGCACCGCCGAGCAGGTCATCACCGCGCTTGAGAGCGCGGCTGACGAGTGGGACCGCCTGCACACCCAGGAAGGCGGGAAC